The proteins below are encoded in one region of Peromyscus leucopus breed LL Stock unplaced genomic scaffold, UCI_PerLeu_2.1 scaffold_1192, whole genome shotgun sequence:
- the LOC114686882 gene encoding zinc finger protein 431-like, with protein MAELENPDMNAVTYDDVHVGFTCEEWSLLDPSQKNLYKDVMLETYWNLNIIGYSWEYHDIEEHCESSRRHERHERSQTVEQPSVYIQCGQDFAYNCQLQRHKRSHTGEKPYECNPYGKAYVHHSNLQIHKRTHIGEKSYECNQCGKAFTYHNHLQVHKRTHTGEKPYECNQCGKAFASYSDLEMHKRTHTGEKPYACILCGKAFAHRSHLQSRERTHTGEKSYECHECGKTFVYHNALQLHKRRHTGKKPYECNECGKIFVYHSALQLHKRKHTGEKPYECNQCGKAFPYLNSLQVHERIHTGEKPYECNQCGKAFACQSSLQRHKRTHTGEKPYECNQCGKAFTHHNALQVHKRIHTGEKPYECNQCGKAFACQTGLQRHKRTHTGEKPYECNQCGKAFTQHSNLQRHERTHTGEKFYDCNQCGKAFPKHSNLLVYKRPHTGEKLYECNECSKAFADHSYLKVHKRTHTGENPYEYNECGKAFADHSYHKVHKRTHARENPYKCN; from the exons ATGGCAGAGCTGGAAAACCCTGATATG AATGcagtgacctatgatgatgtgcaTGTTGGCTTTACTTGTGAAGAGTGGTctttgctggatccttcccagaagaatctctacaaagatgtaATGCTGGAGACGTACTGGAACCTCAATATTATAG GATACAGTTGGGAATACCATGATATTGAAGAACATTGtgaaagttctagaagacatgaAAG GCATGAAAGAAGCCAAACTGTAGAGCAACCTTCTGTATATATTCAATGTGGTCAAGACTTTGCATACAATTGTCaacttcaaaggcataaaagatcacatactggagagaaaccctatgaatgtaatccaTATGGTAAAGCCTATGTTCATCACAGTAAtcttcaaattcataaaagaacacatattggagagaaatcctatgaatgtaatcaatgtggcaaagcctttacTTATCACAATcatcttcaagtacataaaagaacacatactggagagaaaccctatgaatgtaatcaatgtggtaaagcctttgcaagtTATAGTGATCTTGAAATgcacaaaagaacacatactggagagaaaccctatgcgTGCATTCtgtgtggtaaagcttttgcacATCGCAGTCATCTTCAAAGCCGCGAacgaacacatactggagagaaatcctATGAATGTCATgaatgtggtaaaacctttgtTTACCACAATGCTCTTCAGTTACATAAAAGAAGGCATACTGgaaagaaaccctatgaatgtaatgaatgtggtaaaaTCTTTGTTTACCACAGTGCTCTTCAGTTACATAAAAGAAagcacactggagagaaaccctatgaatgtaatcagtgtggtaaagcatTTCCTTATCTCAATAGTCTTCAAGTACAtgaaagaatacatactggagagaaaccctatgaatgtaatcaatgtggtaaagcctttgcatgtcaAAGTagtcttcaaaggcataaaagaacacatactggggagaaaccctatgaatgtaatcagtgtggtaaagcctttactCATCACAATGCTCTTCAAGtgcataaaagaatacatactggagagaaaccttatgaatgtaatcaatgtggtaaagcctttgcatgtcaAACTggtcttcaaaggcataaaagaacacatactggagagaaaccctatgaatgtaatcagtgtggtaaagcctttacacAACACAGtaatcttcaaaggcatgaaagaacacatactggagagaaattctaTG attgtaatcaatgtggtaaagcctttccTAAACACAGTAATCTTCTAGTATATAAAAGgccacatactggagagaaactgtatgaatgtaatgaatgtaGTAAAGCCTTTGCTGATCACAGTTATCTTaaagtacataaaagaacacatactggagagaatcCCTATGAATataatgaatgtggtaaagcctttgctgaTCATAGTTATCATaaagtacataaaagaacacatgctAGAGAGAATCcctataaatgtaattaa